One part of the Candidatus Binatia bacterium genome encodes these proteins:
- a CDS encoding YCF48-related protein: MHAALIRYGLIVLVVGVFACGDRNGAPTLPGDPPSSPVPTVTPTPTNVRAVAVGGYHGRDGQSGAIVESSDGGLTWNLLLDNDLQLWSVDFVSPQTGWAVGWSSLRITTDGGGSWNSQNDNIANDGYLSDLYAVRFRSSTEGIAVGAWGDNSLNHGPIILVTADAGQFWNVGLILPSDNPALANGTLWDACFLEDGTAIAVGNGTRGAIVLLSVDGGETWHDITDRFERAPKGNGVACVGDSLIWIVGEEGELFHSKDAGGTWIDLSANLPPLSGALRSVSFRNANEGIAGGDGPVLLETSDGGQTWTQVELPPTNSGKIWGVKYGPSGALAVGEERDDNDRQTHLVLVPGPQGWQKASVPQDVSLLTDVTFVP, from the coding sequence ATGCATGCAGCGCTCATCCGTTACGGTCTCATCGTGCTCGTCGTCGGAGTTTTCGCTTGTGGCGATCGCAACGGCGCTCCGACGCTTCCTGGCGATCCGCCGAGCTCCCCGGTCCCGACGGTCACGCCGACACCGACGAACGTCCGTGCGGTCGCCGTGGGCGGCTACCACGGAAGAGACGGGCAGAGCGGAGCCATCGTGGAGTCGAGCGATGGCGGCCTCACGTGGAACCTGCTCTTGGACAACGACCTTCAGCTGTGGAGCGTCGACTTCGTGTCGCCGCAGACTGGATGGGCGGTCGGGTGGTCGTCGCTCAGGATCACGACCGACGGCGGCGGGAGCTGGAACTCGCAGAACGACAACATCGCGAACGACGGCTACCTGTCGGATCTGTACGCCGTTCGGTTCCGTAGCTCGACGGAAGGAATCGCCGTCGGCGCGTGGGGGGACAACTCGCTCAATCACGGGCCCATCATCTTGGTCACGGCGGACGCCGGACAGTTCTGGAACGTGGGGCTGATCCTTCCCTCGGACAATCCGGCGCTCGCGAACGGCACCTTGTGGGATGCTTGCTTCCTGGAAGACGGGACCGCGATTGCCGTGGGCAACGGGACGAGAGGCGCGATCGTCCTCCTGAGCGTCGACGGTGGCGAAACCTGGCACGACATCACGGACAGGTTCGAACGAGCGCCCAAGGGGAATGGGGTCGCCTGCGTCGGCGACTCGCTGATCTGGATCGTCGGTGAGGAGGGCGAGCTGTTCCACTCGAAGGACGCCGGCGGCACCTGGATCGATCTCTCCGCCAACCTTCCACCCTTGTCGGGAGCGTTGCGCTCCGTCTCGTTCCGCAATGCGAACGAAGGCATCGCAGGCGGAGATGGCCCTGTCCTGCTCGAGACGAGCGACGGCGGCCAGACCTGGACGCAAGTCGAGCTGCCGCCGACCAACTCGGGCAAGATCTGGGGCGTCAAGTACGGCCCGAGCGGTGCACTGGCCGTGGGCGAGGAGCGCGACGACAACGACCGGCAAACCCACCTCGTCCTCGTACCTGGCCCCCAAGGCTGGCAGAAAGCATCCGTGCCGCAGGACGTGAGTCTCTTGACGGACGTCACCTTCGTGCCCTGA
- a CDS encoding beta-propeller fold lactonase family protein, protein MDRKQPSPIEGAADEPAVAAEERRRPSARRSLRPRPLVFLTTAAALLAVLAGARSAHALCNIIPPAQSAFPSTQGSVRSPIAAPGDEVTISLDACDPGQGFHTTPTSNVVTITFLPAGDPQAVVAVTSGIAVEECAAPPGPCLTLRFPMPSTTSALHPDGLAGPAEIRVTNGGETVALIGPLFQPRPDTTCDKAPETIFRNFTVLPPPNVFQELIDDPSTRVLAALDGSGSLLIPFDYRDVLPLGPAAPVAALLSGSTTIDAFQGSGQPIAIPDSKWVRSFTIDGRPVPPLLRATDAGNEVFGASDGAEGIVRVARSLDGAPPIFDLTYLRTSNGRGPVVIDAGRYTVEPGVAVPLANLRASSTTAAFARDESIEGNLNGPPFSPDADTDDDVVQIVDVPTFTSTLTGRAASPIVNPITGGVVETADGLVAFLESEAQQGGLDLDGDGEPATDDVLRVLTASGEELTPTSPAAALVGSPFPGVDRKPIAIDGTLVYFREPAVGFQAPSGLLDQALGVAVSPDGRLIATTNPTTAVGCGEVRVRRRDGATGRFVPLALPGTRTTCGVTNGVDDVVFSPSGRLLYTAAPTAGRVAAFRVDASPETISVGGGIAETSVAVPGASRLAVTPFTPDGTVLARRASLYATSIVEDSITAFDVSESDIEVQPTLGLARIVQNAASCIPTATRECLANLVNPRGVATSPDGRHVYVAVEGSSRIAVFTRLIGSAVINRVQELVDDGNGGPLLANPFDVAVSPDGRFVYALSGTEDGITIFSRDAGTGLLTFVGTVPQGIDADGIGGGRSVEVSPDGIGLYYVNSAAQVVVFARNTATGLLTFDRRVGGGFSGLTSVGLAISPDSEHVYVQNGNQDAGDLFSRESRLRAFDVATGATRPGLDAQTSSAKLASVAAGHAAFIRPSEALGMLLPSVSLYDAASDALLELHPASAFGNKVALSAQILAVAAPEKVFVGNADSDGTIDEDTLVVASLATPAAPPAVVGVDAIEVGATDVCVGGAFAGDACDGDGDCPGGACRGVAVATYGNKVIDFESGAEDVSLAIQRSGVPGFVGVGRNVVDFEASGNLIAFRDRETGVFRVNCSDPNELAYDNPDGDCTDIVMRVYDLVTNQVLDTNQATVRCEQPGCEPGLPYKILCSTSSDGRRSCDAVAFLTREQDQGGQDLDGDGDANDTVVQIFNVRTARRQVVSTRGQFRMPPLPTTFLGEPILYQEAHEADLGRDVNEDGDQNDVVVLVDGDTDGDGVFDAKDLCVEQPDPDQRDSDGDGLGDACDPTPRCPPVAPPAPPKPPAAANACQDAIGRGTQKLFKTYAKALSSCLDRFASGRVTGDPDVACRAQSGFGGSTPGLPTDPATASRITRALSALETTLARQCTPAVLAQLDACATTVPALVTCLRRQAALAAIEVSEVAYGNLVRITDAKRLRCQKVIGRQAVNYTSVAGDALRACLDRVNDGKLAGDAAQLCLGADGPLGVISPTDTRTARKLATAEQRLRSALAQPCAGQAAPLDACGDDPASVATCARCSGYREALGLIEASYGP, encoded by the coding sequence ATGGACCGGAAGCAGCCGAGTCCGATCGAGGGCGCAGCGGACGAGCCGGCCGTCGCCGCCGAGGAGCGGCGACGCCCGAGCGCGCGGCGCAGCCTGCGCCCGCGTCCGCTGGTATTCTTGACGACGGCGGCGGCGCTGCTCGCCGTGCTCGCGGGCGCGCGGAGCGCGCACGCGCTGTGCAACATCATCCCGCCCGCGCAGAGCGCGTTCCCCTCGACGCAGGGCAGCGTCCGCAGCCCGATCGCCGCACCGGGCGACGAGGTGACGATCTCGCTCGACGCCTGCGATCCTGGCCAGGGCTTCCACACCACGCCGACCAGCAACGTCGTGACGATCACCTTCCTGCCGGCGGGCGATCCGCAGGCGGTCGTCGCCGTGACCTCCGGCATCGCCGTCGAGGAGTGCGCCGCGCCGCCGGGTCCATGCTTGACGCTGCGCTTTCCGATGCCGTCGACGACGAGCGCCCTCCATCCCGACGGCCTCGCGGGCCCGGCCGAGATCCGCGTCACGAACGGCGGCGAGACCGTCGCGCTGATCGGCCCGCTCTTCCAGCCGCGTCCCGACACGACCTGCGACAAGGCGCCCGAAACCATCTTCCGGAACTTCACGGTGCTGCCGCCGCCGAACGTCTTCCAGGAGCTGATCGACGATCCCTCGACCCGCGTGCTCGCGGCGCTCGACGGCAGCGGCTCGCTGCTGATCCCGTTCGACTACCGCGACGTGCTGCCGCTCGGACCCGCCGCGCCGGTCGCCGCGCTGCTCTCCGGCTCGACGACGATCGACGCCTTCCAGGGCTCCGGACAGCCGATCGCGATCCCCGACTCGAAGTGGGTGCGCTCGTTCACCATCGACGGCCGCCCGGTGCCGCCGCTTCTCCGCGCGACCGACGCCGGCAACGAGGTGTTCGGCGCGAGCGACGGCGCCGAGGGCATCGTGCGCGTCGCGCGCTCGCTCGACGGCGCGCCGCCGATCTTCGACCTCACGTACCTGCGCACGAGCAACGGACGCGGCCCTGTTGTGATTGACGCAGGTCGCTACACCGTCGAGCCCGGCGTCGCGGTTCCGCTCGCGAATCTGCGCGCGTCCTCGACCACCGCCGCGTTCGCGCGCGACGAATCGATCGAGGGCAACCTGAACGGGCCGCCGTTCAGCCCCGACGCCGACACCGACGACGACGTCGTGCAGATCGTCGACGTGCCGACGTTCACCAGCACCCTCACCGGACGCGCCGCCTCGCCGATCGTCAATCCCATCACCGGCGGCGTCGTCGAGACGGCGGACGGTCTGGTCGCCTTCCTCGAGTCCGAGGCGCAGCAGGGTGGGCTCGATCTCGACGGCGACGGCGAGCCCGCGACCGACGACGTGCTGCGCGTCCTCACCGCGAGCGGCGAGGAGCTCACGCCGACGTCGCCCGCCGCGGCGCTCGTCGGCAGCCCGTTCCCGGGCGTCGACCGCAAGCCGATCGCGATCGACGGCACGCTCGTCTACTTCCGCGAGCCCGCGGTCGGCTTCCAGGCGCCGAGCGGGCTCCTCGATCAGGCGCTCGGCGTCGCCGTGAGCCCGGACGGCCGTCTCATCGCGACGACCAACCCGACGACCGCGGTCGGCTGCGGCGAGGTGCGCGTGCGCCGTCGCGACGGCGCAACCGGAAGGTTCGTGCCGCTCGCGCTGCCGGGGACGCGCACGACGTGCGGCGTGACCAACGGGGTCGACGACGTCGTGTTCAGCCCGTCCGGGCGCCTGCTCTACACCGCAGCGCCGACGGCGGGACGCGTCGCCGCGTTCCGCGTCGACGCGTCGCCCGAGACGATCTCGGTCGGCGGCGGCATCGCCGAGACCAGCGTCGCCGTGCCCGGCGCGAGCCGGCTCGCGGTGACGCCGTTCACGCCCGACGGCACCGTGCTCGCGCGCCGCGCGTCGCTGTACGCGACCTCGATCGTCGAGGACAGCATCACGGCGTTCGACGTCTCCGAGAGCGACATCGAGGTGCAGCCGACGCTCGGGCTCGCGCGCATCGTGCAGAACGCGGCGAGCTGCATCCCGACGGCGACGCGCGAGTGTCTCGCGAACCTGGTGAACCCGCGCGGCGTCGCGACCAGCCCGGACGGACGCCACGTCTACGTCGCGGTCGAGGGCAGCAGCCGCATCGCGGTGTTCACGCGGCTGATCGGCTCGGCCGTGATCAATCGCGTGCAGGAGCTCGTCGACGACGGCAACGGCGGTCCGCTGCTCGCGAATCCCTTCGACGTCGCGGTGAGCCCCGACGGCCGCTTCGTCTACGCGCTGTCCGGCACCGAGGACGGGATCACGATTTTTTCGCGCGACGCCGGCACCGGGCTCCTCACCTTCGTCGGCACCGTGCCGCAGGGGATCGACGCCGACGGCATCGGCGGCGGGCGCAGCGTCGAGGTCAGCCCGGACGGGATCGGCCTCTACTACGTCAACTCGGCGGCGCAGGTCGTGGTCTTCGCGCGCAACACCGCGACCGGCCTTCTCACCTTCGATCGCCGGGTCGGCGGCGGCTTCTCCGGGCTCACCTCGGTCGGGCTCGCGATCAGCCCGGACAGCGAGCACGTCTACGTGCAGAACGGCAACCAGGACGCGGGCGATCTGTTCTCGCGCGAGAGTCGGCTGCGCGCCTTCGACGTGGCGACCGGCGCGACCCGCCCCGGCCTCGACGCGCAGACCTCGAGCGCGAAGCTCGCCTCGGTCGCCGCCGGCCACGCGGCGTTCATCCGTCCGTCGGAAGCGCTCGGCATGCTGCTGCCGAGCGTGTCGCTCTACGATGCGGCGTCCGACGCGCTCCTCGAGCTCCACCCCGCGTCCGCCTTCGGCAACAAGGTCGCGCTGTCGGCGCAGATCCTCGCCGTCGCCGCGCCGGAGAAGGTCTTCGTCGGCAATGCCGACAGCGACGGCACGATCGACGAGGACACGCTCGTCGTCGCGTCGCTCGCGACGCCGGCTGCCCCGCCCGCGGTCGTGGGCGTCGATGCGATCGAGGTCGGCGCGACCGACGTCTGCGTCGGGGGCGCGTTCGCCGGCGACGCGTGCGACGGCGACGGGGATTGCCCCGGCGGCGCCTGCCGCGGCGTCGCGGTCGCGACCTACGGCAACAAGGTGATCGACTTCGAGAGCGGCGCGGAGGACGTGTCGCTCGCGATCCAGCGCAGCGGCGTGCCGGGCTTCGTCGGCGTCGGGCGCAACGTCGTCGACTTCGAGGCGAGCGGCAACCTGATCGCGTTCCGCGACCGCGAGACCGGCGTCTTTCGCGTGAACTGCTCGGATCCGAACGAGCTCGCGTACGACAATCCCGACGGCGACTGCACGGACATCGTGATGCGCGTCTACGACCTGGTGACCAACCAGGTGCTCGACACCAACCAGGCGACGGTGCGCTGCGAGCAGCCGGGCTGCGAGCCGGGGCTCCCGTACAAGATCTTGTGCTCGACGTCGAGCGACGGACGTCGCTCGTGCGACGCGGTCGCGTTCCTCACGCGCGAGCAGGATCAGGGCGGGCAGGACCTCGACGGCGACGGCGACGCGAACGACACCGTCGTGCAGATCTTCAACGTGCGCACCGCGCGTCGGCAGGTCGTGAGCACGCGCGGGCAATTCCGCATGCCGCCGCTGCCGACCACCTTCCTCGGCGAGCCGATCCTCTACCAGGAGGCGCACGAGGCCGACCTCGGCCGCGACGTCAACGAGGACGGCGATCAGAACGACGTCGTCGTGCTGGTCGACGGCGACACGGACGGCGACGGCGTCTTCGACGCGAAGGACCTGTGCGTCGAGCAGCCGGACCCCGATCAGCGCGACAGCGACGGCGACGGGCTCGGCGACGCGTGCGATCCGACGCCGCGCTGCCCGCCGGTCGCGCCGCCCGCGCCGCCCAAGCCGCCGGCCGCCGCCAACGCCTGCCAGGACGCGATCGGCCGCGGCACGCAGAAGCTCTTCAAGACCTACGCGAAGGCGCTCTCGTCGTGCCTCGACCGCTTCGCGTCGGGCCGCGTGACCGGCGATCCCGACGTCGCGTGTCGGGCGCAGAGCGGCTTCGGCGGCTCGACGCCGGGGCTGCCGACCGATCCGGCGACCGCGAGCCGGATCACGCGCGCGCTCTCGGCGCTCGAGACCACGCTCGCGCGGCAGTGCACGCCGGCCGTGCTCGCGCAGCTCGACGCCTGCGCGACGACGGTGCCCGCCCTCGTCACCTGCCTGCGCCGGCAGGCCGCGCTTGCCGCGATCGAGGTGTCGGAGGTCGCCTACGGCAACCTCGTGCGCATCACCGACGCGAAGCGGCTGCGCTGCCAGAAGGTGATCGGCCGGCAAGCCGTCAACTATACGTCGGTCGCCGGCGACGCGCTGCGCGCGTGTCTCGACCGCGTCAACGACGGCAAGCTCGCGGGCGACGCGGCGCAGCTCTGTCTCGGCGCGGACGGGCCGCTCGGCGTGATCTCCCCGACGGATACGCGCACCGCGCGCAAGCTCGCGACCGCGGAGCAGAGGCTTCGGAGCGCGCTCGCGCAGCCGTGCGCGGGGCAGGCGGCGCCGCTCGATGCCTGCGGCGACGATCCCGCGAGCGTCGCCACGTGCGCACGCTGCAGCGGCTACCGCGAGGCGCTCGGCCTCATCGAGGCGTCGTACGGACCCTAG